In Sinorhizobium sojae CCBAU 05684, a single window of DNA contains:
- a CDS encoding ABC transporter substrate-binding protein, with the protein MNSIHPVPRGRARHYAGRALGVLLLGLVASCQGASQDAMSVEPPQAAQARRAALSKPRAQETFGSGPVRVGLITALLASAGESQRERDIRDGAVLAVDELGSGQLSLQIENTDGSSEQIQEAAKRLSDQGVRLVAVSADVRTTVAREGVRAKDVPILVLGSTSSQPGEGGFSFISDRIDSAVEGASYAAASGRKRFILLAPADMTAAERHRLDRGLAGYGIKPVLTAGAASVPGDASARAKLKDIDAVVSIGAGEAEVGSLSALRANGHLAANAIVVGSSQWTPASYRLPELARSHLCLFGPENGSRMTASFRQRYERAANLDAAYGFDIVALAAGLVRTQGESGINRQALLSPNGFLGAAAAFRFEKDGSVRRTCAIYQLVDGTLSLADPAPRSF; encoded by the coding sequence ATGAACAGCATTCATCCTGTCCCGAGGGGGCGTGCACGCCACTATGCGGGGAGGGCGCTTGGCGTCCTGTTGCTTGGCCTCGTGGCGAGCTGCCAGGGCGCTAGCCAGGATGCCATGAGCGTCGAGCCGCCGCAGGCGGCGCAGGCGAGGCGAGCGGCCCTGAGCAAGCCGAGAGCTCAGGAAACGTTCGGCTCCGGTCCGGTTCGGGTCGGTCTGATCACAGCCCTTCTGGCCTCCGCCGGCGAAAGTCAGCGTGAACGGGACATCCGGGACGGTGCGGTGCTTGCCGTGGACGAGCTCGGCAGCGGGCAATTGTCCCTGCAAATAGAGAATACCGATGGCTCGTCTGAGCAGATCCAGGAGGCGGCAAAGAGGCTTTCGGATCAGGGGGTCAGGCTTGTCGCCGTGTCGGCCGACGTGCGGACGACCGTGGCTCGCGAAGGAGTGCGTGCAAAAGACGTCCCCATCCTGGTTCTCGGCAGCACGTCGTCGCAGCCCGGGGAGGGAGGATTCTCCTTCATTTCGGACCGTATCGACAGCGCGGTTGAGGGCGCGTCTTACGCGGCAGCCTCCGGCCGCAAGCGCTTCATTCTTCTGGCGCCTGCGGATATGACCGCTGCGGAACGGCACCGGCTCGACCGCGGCCTTGCCGGCTACGGCATCAAGCCCGTGTTGACGGCAGGTGCGGCCTCGGTCCCCGGAGATGCAAGTGCCAGAGCCAAGCTCAAAGACATCGACGCGGTTGTAAGCATCGGCGCCGGGGAAGCCGAGGTGGGGTCCCTTTCGGCGCTTCGGGCGAATGGTCATCTGGCGGCGAACGCCATCGTCGTCGGAAGTTCACAGTGGACGCCCGCTTCCTACCGGCTGCCGGAACTCGCGCGGAGCCACCTTTGCCTCTTCGGGCCGGAAAACGGATCGCGGATGACCGCAAGTTTTCGCCAGCGCTACGAGCGGGCAGCCAATCTGGATGCGGCTTACGGCTTTGACATCGTCGCGCTCGCGGCCGGCCTCGTGCGTACGCAAGGGGAGAGCGGCATCAACAGACAGGCCCTCTTGTCGCCGAACGGCTTTCTTGGTGCCGCGGCGGCATTCCGTTTCGAGAAGGACGGATCGGTTCGCCGAACCTGCGCCATCTATCAGCTTGTCGATGGAACGCTGAGCCTGGCGGATCCGGCACCGCGTTCCTTCTGA
- a CDS encoding response regulator transcription factor — MSQVGGGRVLIAERNPLVIAALRGLFSESTNFTVVETARSSAELCSKLAFVEADCVLLGWQLDDAEAPEVLADLGRLGIEPRIVLFADTDAPSIVSEAIRLGVNGLCYQFEDPEILFATLTAVMKGRICIPYTVLSKIPNRPFQQLTSRETELLGMLANGWTNVQIATRTGISENTVKYHLKNLYDKLEVRNRAMAVALYTKERRRNAG; from the coding sequence ATGTCGCAGGTTGGTGGAGGCCGGGTTTTAATCGCTGAGCGAAACCCTCTGGTGATTGCCGCCCTTCGGGGGCTTTTTTCGGAAAGTACTAACTTTACGGTCGTCGAGACGGCCCGTTCATCGGCCGAGCTCTGCAGCAAACTCGCCTTTGTGGAGGCGGACTGCGTTCTGCTCGGCTGGCAACTCGACGATGCCGAGGCACCCGAGGTGTTGGCCGATCTCGGCCGGCTGGGGATCGAGCCGAGGATCGTTCTCTTTGCCGATACCGACGCCCCTTCCATCGTCAGCGAGGCGATCCGGCTCGGCGTCAACGGCCTCTGCTATCAGTTCGAAGACCCCGAAATCCTCTTTGCGACGCTGACCGCCGTGATGAAGGGCCGGATCTGCATTCCCTATACGGTGCTCTCCAAGATCCCGAACAGGCCGTTCCAACAACTCACCTCTCGCGAAACCGAGCTGCTCGGCATGTTGGCCAATGGCTGGACCAATGTTCAAATCGCCACGCGAACAGGCATTTCCGAGAATACGGTGAAGTACCACCTCAAGAATCTGTACGACAAGCTTGAAGTCCGCAATCGCGCCATGGCCGTTGCGCTCTACACGAAGGAGCGCCGGCGCAACGCGGGCTGA
- a CDS encoding aminotransferase class V-fold PLP-dependent enzyme: MTGYNHLFIPGPTNIPEQVRQAMNLPMEDMRSPRYPELTLPLFADVKKVFKNENGRVFIYPSSGTGAWEAAMTNVLSPGDRVLMSRFGQFSHLWVDMAERLGFEVDCLDMEWGTGVPVELYAERLSADKAHSIKAVFVTHNETATGVTSDVAAVRAALDACNHPALLFVDGVSSIGSIDFRQDEWGVDCAVSGSQKGFMLPAGLGFLSVSQKALEAAKTARHMRCYFSFDDMIKTNDTGYFPYTPPTQLLRGLRAALDLIFEEGLENIFARHHHLANGVRAAVSAWGLKLCATEPKWHSDTVSAIRVPEGVDGAEVIRHAYRTYNTSLGSGLSKVAGKVFRIGHLGSLNEVMVLGALSAAELTLLDCGVKIEPGSGVGAAISQFRSAAAASTAKAA, encoded by the coding sequence ATGACAGGCTACAATCATCTCTTCATTCCAGGCCCGACCAACATTCCCGAACAGGTTCGCCAGGCGATGAACCTGCCGATGGAGGACATGCGCTCCCCGCGGTATCCGGAGCTGACACTGCCGCTCTTCGCCGACGTCAAGAAGGTCTTCAAGAACGAGAACGGCCGCGTCTTCATCTATCCCTCTTCGGGAACCGGCGCCTGGGAAGCGGCGATGACCAATGTGCTCTCGCCCGGCGATCGCGTGCTGATGAGCCGCTTCGGCCAGTTTTCGCATCTCTGGGTCGATATGGCTGAACGCCTGGGCTTCGAGGTCGATTGCCTCGATATGGAATGGGGCACGGGCGTGCCGGTCGAGCTCTATGCGGAGCGGCTTTCTGCCGACAAGGCGCATAGCATCAAGGCCGTCTTCGTGACCCATAACGAAACCGCGACCGGCGTCACCTCGGATGTCGCCGCCGTCCGGGCGGCCCTCGACGCCTGCAACCATCCGGCCCTGCTCTTCGTCGACGGTGTCTCCTCCATCGGCTCCATCGATTTCCGGCAGGACGAATGGGGGGTCGACTGCGCCGTCTCCGGCTCGCAAAAGGGCTTCATGCTGCCCGCGGGCCTCGGCTTTCTTTCCGTCAGTCAAAAGGCGCTCGAAGCGGCGAAGACGGCGCGTCACATGCGCTGCTACTTCTCCTTCGACGACATGATCAAGACCAATGACACGGGCTATTTCCCGTATACGCCGCCGACGCAGCTGTTGCGCGGTTTGCGCGCCGCGCTCGACCTGATCTTCGAGGAAGGTCTCGAAAACATCTTCGCACGCCACCACCACCTTGCGAACGGCGTCCGCGCCGCCGTCTCCGCCTGGGGCCTCAAACTCTGCGCGACCGAACCGAAGTGGCATTCCGATACGGTGTCGGCGATCCGGGTGCCGGAAGGCGTCGATGGCGCCGAAGTCATCCGCCATGCTTACCGCACCTACAACACCTCGCTCGGCAGCGGACTCAGCAAGGTGGCCGGCAAGGTCTTCCGCATCGGCCATCTCGGTTCGCTGAACGAAGTCATGGTTCTCGGCGCGCTTTCGGCCGCCGAGCTCACACTGCTCGATTGCGGCGTGAAAATCGAGCCGGGTTCCGGCGTGGGCGCGGCTATCAGCCAGTTCCGCTCCGCCGCGGCGGCGTCGACCGCGAAAGCGGCTTGA